A window of Cheilinus undulatus linkage group 23, ASM1832078v1, whole genome shotgun sequence genomic DNA:
GCATGAATCTatcaaaaaaagacaacatttagAGCAAGTATAGTTGAGATGCATTGGGTGAGAGCATAAACAGAAACTGTGATGTCAACGGTGATTCATACTTGTTCAGCAAATAGTAGTTTGATAACTGAATTATTGTTAACTTTTCACTTGAGTACTTATTGCATACGCTGCCCACTTTAGTGTTTATTTATGTGTGATTtcactcttcttttttctcagcTAACTGCTCATCGTGTTAATGATTAAAAACTATTCATAGGCCACCTAGTATTTTAGCTGTCATTAAGTGTTGTTGATGGTGTAGTACCTTGTCCAGAGGATAAGATGTCCAGGAAGTTCCTCCTCCCAGAATGTAAATCCTCTGTCCATCATGTGCTATTTCATGCCTGTACCTGTGACACACATAAAAGCACaccatatcatcatcatcatgtctGAAAGGATCTCTACTTTCATTTAATTCTGTAGCACAAAAAGGCATACCTTTCCTCAGGTAGGTCGTCAGGAGGGTTGTTGGGTTTGAGGTGGATCCACTCTCGGGTGGTCAGATCCAGCCTGTGAAGGTCTGTGCTGTATATGTAACCCGTCGTCCCTCCAAATACATACAGGAAGCCGTTTATAATTACCATTGCCtgtggagagaaagaaaagcttGAGTCTTTACAGTTCTTTAAATCACTGAATTAAActgaatggaataaaatatacTACAGAGTAATTTATGAGTTTACCTGTCCATAGATTCTATTAGGTTTCTTCCCTCGACAGTTAAGGAGCGACCATCTCTTGTACTTCACATTACAAACATGTACATCGTTACCATTATTTTCGCCAAAGGGGATCCCAGTGCCACCAAACACCAGGAGGTTGTTACCGTGCAAAacagctgaaacaaaaaaagcagcacaacTCAGTTTGCACCCAAATTTCTGCAGCATAAACCTGATCTGTTTTTCTGTGCTAATGAATACCAGTGTAGATGGGTGTACTACCTGACATAGATGCCAGCTCCGTGGGCATGAAGCCCTCCGTGCGAATCTGCTGCCAGCAGCCTGTGGCAAAGTGGTACCTCCACAGCTCCCTGAACAACGGATAGTCTTCATTCTCTGGGCCTCCTGACTCATCGTAGTCAGGGTTGTACCCTCCAAACACGTAAAGGTTAGTGTTGTCAGCAACACAACGATGCCCACTGCGGGCGGGGGGAGTACGATGCCCTGAAGAGGGGGAGTGAGGAGATAGAAACAATGTAGTTAACAGGAAATACAAAGTCACATGCAGGAAGTCTTAAATCATTCTTAATGCCTTATGTTTTAGATCTGTTTGGCACAATCATAcaatgaaaatgccaaaatagtATCGTGGTTaaaatgttaactatgtagttCTCAAAGTGAATGACTGATTTACAGAAaggtaaaataaacatttatgttGTTCTGCCAAAATCCATGTGGGTTATCagatatttttttgcagcagcatgTCAATATAGGTCAGAAGGACCTTGGATGGAGTGTACACTACACATTGGTGGGCCCCAGGTGTGTCAAGCCCACCCTGTTAGACTGTATTGCTGCACATACTTGAAAAAAGATCAAGAACACGATCTACCTATAAAATTCAACTAAACAAGACTCTTAAATGCAAACATTTACAAGCGACAGCGAGAGGAGAGGGGTCAGTCTCTCTTGACTTTTCCACACATCATAGATcctctcattttttctgtttgtgttaaAAATACTGAGTACACCTATTTTGGTATACAGTTTAAATTAAAGGAAGATTACTTCGTTTGCAGCCATGACACCTTTAAAACATATGAACACAAAAGAAGTTTTTGCTAATCAATCAGGCCATTCCCGTGTTAGCTTCGCGGGTTTTAGAAAGCAGAAGAAACACGATGattgtaaaaatacattttttgggTCTGATTGCTTACTAGGTGTTAAAGACAAGCAAGCAAAAATTAATGGATGCTAGCTTGAACGTTACGCCAAGCAATGTCAACAGTAAGGACAATATTAAAATTCCTTATATGCATTTGATGACACTGTAAGTAGAGGAGCTGATCCCAGTCTTACATAGTTTATTTCTACGATAAACTGTACCAACGTTAGGGAAAAACCCGTAGTTAGCATGTGCTGCTAATGTTGTTGACCGACCTGCTAACGTCTCACAGTGCGGCGGCCTGCCTGTCAGTTTCTCGAATCTGTTCAGCTGGTCGAGACTGCGAGCACCTTCAGCGGCAGACATCGTTTCCCGTTACAATCCAGTCCTCAACAACGTCACATCGAATAAAAACGACATATGTGAAAGTGCTGATAAAACATCATAATTTataacaaatttcagtcactttgaagCCATTCACATTTTTAGCCCCCGGCCGTGAGAACCTTGGCCAATCAGAGGGCTCGTTAATAGGATGTTGCGTCATTTGAGAGGGCGGGTTCGAGCGCGTGTGtccaaaacaaacttttttttttttttttttctaaactaaGTGATGTCcggtgagatttttttttttcaactaacAGAGTTCTTATCTGCTTTGGCTTGTTTTTTGACGTCGGCTGTTTGTCtattaatgtattaattaatttattcatttgtttaacAACCctacaataaaaaaagtttCACAGAAAAGTTTCGTATAAggtatttttcattatttattgttttttattattcattgttatttattgttattatttgtcAGATAAtttcaaatgatcatatttatTCATACACTGAcaataatttcatgtttttttattttaaatattaaaattataaattaaatgTATATGATTTAGTGGGATTTGATAAGACGTAATGGGTTTCATATTGTGAGTTTAGTATAACTGCACATGGTCCTTTGCACATATTTTGcacaacagttgtgtttatgtatTATTGCACAGGGATAGCATACAAAGAAGTATTTTTGTatgtaatatttcacaataGATGCATACATAAATGTATGTTTGCATTAGTGTATTGTTGCAGGTCAGTTTTCCAGCATCAGTGCATCACAACAGGAATAAATTGAATATTTCTGATTCCAGTATAGGAAACTTGAGTACAACTTCTAAACCTAACTGTCAGCCATTACTAGAACTAGCCTCATAGCAGTAGTTGTAAGTTATCAGTTCACATGTTTCGGTTAGGGGaaaggaggaaaggaaaggCCTCCAAAACTCATGTCAGCCTGGTTTTTGCAGTCCCAAATggtaaaaattcaaataataCTCAGATTGAAAACATAGTACTTCTGGATCCTATGTAAGCAGTGCTGTGTAAATCTCCCTACAGCCTCtatttaatcttaaaatgtatgttttctgacgttttttgacctttaaatcttAATTAAGCAAAGTACCTACACAATATATTGATAGCATTGTATGATAACTCTAGCTGTCATATCTGTATGTTGTAAACAATGATGCACAGACAACTCTGAATATGGAACCAGATGACATTACAGTATAATGATGACACTGTATTCCCAACTTTTGCCTTTGTCCACCATTGTTTGACAATTCTGAGAAAAGGGCCCTAATATGCTTCATGACCTGCTGGACAATGAGCACTGGTGCACTCTCTGGGTCAACAGCCACAGGATACCTACCTGAAGCCACCGACGACAGAGCTATAACAGCTCTGTCATCAGCTACTTAATAGTAACAAGCATGTTCAGGGAGCTAATGTAGGTTAGTATGAAGTTTTGATTTTACTAAATATTGCAAACCTGGAAATGCAATTTGATCTTAGCTACACAAACATTTTCCCCCAGGTGATCAGTTGCATCCAAATTTCTCAACGTTGCAAATTCCTTGTACTTTTTCTGATCTCTGATTCACTCAAAAGTTGTAACAGATTCAATtcaccaaaaagaaaaaaactttggtAATGATGCTTACTCTGCATATGCAGGTCCTTGGTTAAGGATGTATGATATTATTCTCCTCCTGTCAAAAGTTTAGATGACTGTAAGTGATTTAAACCTAGATGAATTTCATTTCTAGGCTACTGCATTAAAAGATAGTatgaacaaaatataaaaacagagttTCTACCAGCTAGTAGGCCTATATAAGATTTCATCATGGCTGCTTGAATTGGGAACACTGCGAAGGaggtaaattttattttatttatttttttgttttgtttaaagcaGTAATGTGTTGCCAGatgatgtttgtttgtctgtttgttaaaaaaataacatctttATCATaccttttcatgaaaaaacacGTTTTGCTTTAACTATATCAAAATTGAACAGAAAATTAGGTCCACATGCTCTCACTATTCTATTACTATTCTGTAAACATGCCCATCATTTACCAGAATAGTTGTCAAACTGTCTGAAGAAGAGATatgctttttctttgaattaaTGAAACTCTTGAAATATTAAAGAACTCTGAAAATACAAAACTCTTAGGTAAtatgttttgataaaactgcagtatgattaattcaattttttaaattgtcttgTACTTAACTGTTAAAAAAGACTTTATAAAGAATTATTGCATTCGTATTCGTAAAGATGGTGAGTGTACATGAAACAATCGAGTTATGACAGACAACGTAAATAGGTATTACTGCTGTCCCTGGTctcctctgttttgttttaatagGGGTCTTTCAAAGCGGAACGATCTGTTTCAGGGTTCATTTTCCGGGGGACGTCAGAGCCGATCATGGCGACTCTCGGCGGTAGTCGCGGGGATCGTCTCGGCAACTCCAATCAACAAAAGTCCTCTTTGGCATCTCCGGAGAAAGTTCGTGAACTTCTTAATGACGGCGTGTCACCGACAGCTATCGGATCCATCAggtgcatttttaaacagtcGCGCGCTATTGTTTGATTTAAAGGGGCCGACCATAAAGTTGACATTCGCTAGCATGGTTAGCCACTTAGCCTCGTAGCTCTGCTACATGAGACCATGCTTTAGCCGCATCCATTCGGCTTAATCTGCAACACTTACAAATGTGGGCTGTCGTGTGCGAGGACTGGCAGTTTTAATACAAATACTATTTATTGCGTTCAGTGATTTTGCGCATTTACCGCAAGTTTGTTGTGATAGCTAACAGCGCTATCACTGCCATGCACACTTGCAGATAAGGGGGTGGGGACCCAAAGTTTCAGTGTAACATGATATTGTAttagctttctttttttttatctcttgatTATTGTTCCTTTGCTGAGCAGCATTAAATGCACAAACAAGCCAATATAATCAGATGGCTACTGTGCATTTCGCTTAACAAGCAGAAAAGACAATAGGCTAACATCCCTTTATCTCTGTTACACAACCTCCGTCATGTGGGGTAAATATACAAAACTGCTTTTTAGTTTTCAGCCCTTTTCCCGTTTAACCGTGTAATCATTTTAgggattattttaaatataaaatacacgTGTTTGCGGAAGCTTACTGCATTCAGACGAGATTTTCCCCCACTATTTTTCCGAGTTTGTGACGTCACTATCTCGAAATTACGAGATgttcttttaaatacatttttgctgttttatcaaTGGGAACATTAAAATCtaccaaaaaaaaccccagtATATTCTAATAGAACCTtattttttagtaaaataaaactgcaataatagaaataatactGAATTATGgaggacttttaaaaataatacacTTCCTTACTACACGTAATTCATGATAATTATTGTTTCCATTCTATGTCAATACCATGTAACAGAACCGTTTTAGGTTATTTATATAACTGGCAGGATCTAAAGCAGGGGTTAAAAGTAACTTATTACACTTGCTCATAGAACTGTACTCGAGtgctttttgtgtactttatAAATAaggtaattttacttttacttaagtatatatgggtgaagtattgtacttctgtacattttaaaaagcatcaagtgcTAGTTAAAAATTGAGCACTTAAATGTCATCCTGTCGTACTTTGAGAGAGAATATTTCCACATCGCATTCCTAAACAGTTGTTGCATTTTACTTCAGGTTAAGTTAAATGTTATAATAACCAACTGGTTGGAGATTCATCTtctcttcttattattattacccATTAAGGAAAGTTCATATTTCATTGTACAAGCATGATTGTTCTACTGTTTACTTCACTTGAGTAGATTAATAgaccagtaattttacttctgcttaggtaaattttaaccaaagtaactttaGTTTTAAATGAGCAAGAGGAGAGTGTGTgctaagttaaaaaaatgtttaaaacattttaacaaggaTCAGATCCTCAGAAGGATataatgcaaaaagaagaaaatgtgtcTTGCtagattacttgcaaataaatTCCTCTGTAGAAATAGCAGTCAGGATTTTATCagaacagctgatggatgtcctgatgaagactcgtTTGAGTTGAAACACATAGACATCTCTGTTCAATATGGGATTTTTATTACATCAGACTGCCTTTGTTTTTCCGTTTCAACCGCCATTTCTACCATTGACTTTATTTACAAGTAATCTGGCAAgtcactgtttctttttttttttttgcatcaactATACTTTTACCTTTGAGTAAAGAAGTCTAGAATTATTACAAAATTGAAACCCCAAATGTGATCACCCTCATCTTTTTGAAATTAAGTTAATTATCACAATATTTAAGTTATTTAAATTGTCTGTTTATCCTTTTGTGTGAATTTCAGTGGACAAGGGCATTTAAAAGTCCTGGAAGTCAAAAGCAACACTCAAGCACCCTGTGATGCAACAAACAAAGAAGCTTTTTTCTCAAGAGTGGAATCCTATTCAATAtcctttcagttattttgacttatgaaaaaaatacttgcTATGCTGAGAAGATTTTGCAAAAGATGCAGCACTATTTTATCataattaaaatgcaaatgatCTTTGTTGAAAATCTGTTGTATGTGATAGGATTTGTTTTATATCTGAGTGTAGTTTTCCTTAGCCTGGCACTGTTTGAAATGGGCAGGCAAACCTCGCACACTTTCCCCCTTGGTGTGCGCCAGATATGGCTGGATCAACGTCGGCTGTGATATGCTCAAGTGCTCCAGCTGTCAGGCTTTCCTCTGTGCATCACTTCAACCAACTTTGGATGTCGAAAAATGTGAGTAAAGCAACAGAAGAAGACAATGCCTAAGCTGGGGCACACATTTCTTTGCCAAGGTTATACTGAACTTGTCCCCCTGCCAAGAAATAAAGGTCaagctctccctctctccctctttcgtTATTAGATGAATCCCGCATTGCAGAGATATTGGGTCAGCTTCAGACGCAGCATGAGAAGTTTTGCCCGTGGCCTGACTTTCCATGCCCAGGTGAGAGCAAAAACTTAGtaattaatatatatattaaacatAATCATCCCTAATAAAATCATGTTGATTCTAATGGATGGACTCTGCATTATCAACAAGATTATCAATACAAATGTTGATGTAATTTCAGAGCGGTTCTGGCTGGTCCCAGCCTGTGAACCACCAGCTCTTCTCACCGCCTTCTTAGAGCGCTTTCAGAGTGCCTGTCTGCTTGCACATCAGCTGCCAGCCATGAAGCCAGAGCAGCTGAAGTCTATGGTGAGGCAGCAGaagtgtgacaaaaatgtgatctTAATCTTGATGTGCATTGGTCATATTACAGTAAGGGTTTGAAAACTCTAGATGTTAAACGCATACGAATaacatagattttt
This region includes:
- the klhdc10 gene encoding kelch domain-containing protein 10, with the protein product MSAAEGARSLDQLNRFEKLTGRPPHCETLAGHRTPPARSGHRCVADNTNLYVFGGYNPDYDESGGPENEDYPLFRELWRYHFATGCWQQIRTEGFMPTELASMSAVLHGNNLLVFGGTGIPFGENNGNDVHVCNVKYKRWSLLNCRGKKPNRIYGQAMVIINGFLYVFGGTTGYIYSTDLHRLDLTTREWIHLKPNNPPDDLPEERYRHEIAHDGQRIYILGGGTSWTSYPLDKIHAYNLETNSWEEITTKPHDKIGYPAPRRCHSCVQIKNDVFICGGYNGELILADLWKINLQTFQWNKLPAVMPEPAYFHCAAVTPAGCMYIHGGVVNIHENKRTGSLFKIWLAVPSLLELCWEKLLKAFPHLTSLPTMQLINLGLTQELIERLK